In one Rutidosis leptorrhynchoides isolate AG116_Rl617_1_P2 chromosome 8, CSIRO_AGI_Rlap_v1, whole genome shotgun sequence genomic region, the following are encoded:
- the LOC139862589 gene encoding G-type lectin S-receptor-like serine/threonine-protein kinase At4g27290: MRETSSHSSSIINILYCSCVLISILITCAAVDTILVNQIIKDGDTILSSDENFKLGFFSPGTSKNRYVGIWYTNISTCTVVWVANTETPLTNNSGILRVGQRGLEILNSNGNGNSNSNSTVIWSTNLTVSVTNNGVVAQLLDTGNLVLRNQEGIIIWQSFDYPGDTLLSGMKIGLDLKTGKDIHLTSWKSDNDPSAGSYVLRVDKNGYPQLFETRDLDRQSRFGPWDGLTFNGMPNLGLNAIFTHQFVFNDNEIYYRYDLVNNTLVSRMYLFPDGNIRYLNWINRTQSWNYFSTATIDNCARYGICGPNGVCNIYNAPPCSCLDGFEPRSPKDWNISDWTSGCQRIKPLACGTGDGFRNVSGIKFPDTNVSWYNQSMTLGECELACKKNCTCNAYASLDIRNGGSGCLLWFGDLMDIRLYDENQEFYIRMPASELTSPTSSGNGSKKTKKKQTIIIAVTISLGLVLVCLIFAMYAAWKKKKKAQKPDLGPGQGRDENYANESHKDDTELSSFSLSVIAKSTNNFSPNNKLGEGGFGPVYKGVLEDGLEIAVKRLSKTSTQGLDEFKNEVKLIAKLQHRNLVKLLGYCIQGNERMLIYEYMVNKSLDSFIFDTSESPMLDWARRYRIIHGIARGLLYLHHDSRLRIIHRDLKASNILLDKDLNPKISDFGLARRFSGYESEVNTNRVVGTYGYIPPEYAVHGLFSVKSDVYSFGVLVLEIVSGKKNRGFSQEEHNDTLIGHAWRLYKEGRSLELVSSSVRLSCVESQVLRSIHIGLLCVQHLAEDRPTMSSVVLMLGNENALPSPNPPAFFAEEELPILTSISSGPTLGSVNEITITLLNAR; this comes from the exons ATGAGAGAAACCAGTTCACATTCATCAAgtataataaacatactttattgtTCTTGTGTTCTGATTTCAATCTTGATAACTTGTGCAGCTGTAGATACCATATTAGTAAATCAAATTATCAAAGATGGTGACACCATTTTGTCATCTGACGAAAATTTCAAATTGGGATTCTTTAGTCCCGGCACTTCGAAAAATCGATATGTCGGAATATGGTACACCAACATATCGACTTGCACTGTCGTGTGGGTCGCTAATACCGAGACTCCGTTGACCAATAATTCTGGTATCCTCAGAGTTGGTCAACGTGGATTAGAAATTCTCAACAGTAACGGTAACGGTAACAGTAACAGCAACAGTACTGTAATTTGGTCGACGAATTTAACGGTATCTGTTACGAATAATGGTGTCGTAGCGCAGCTTTTGGATACCGGGAATCTCGTTTTACGGAATCAAGAAGGTATTATTATATGGCAAAGTTTTGATTATCCTGGAGATACACTTTTATCAGGGATGAAAATTGGGTTGGATTTGAAAACGGGTAAAGATATACACCTTACGTCATGGAAGAGCGATAATGACCCATCTGCGGGTTCGTATGTTCTTCGTGTTGATAAAAACGGGTATCCACAATTGTTTGAAACGCGGGATTTGGATCGACAGTCGAGGTTTGGACCATGGGATGGTCTTACGTTCAACGGCATGCCTAATTTAGGATTAAATGCAATATTTACACACCAGTTTGTGTTTAATGATAATGAGATATATTATAGATATGATCTTGTGAACAACACACTTGTTTCCAGGATGTATTTGTTCCCGGATGGAAACATTCGATACTTGAACTGGATCAATCGCACGCAAAGTTGGAATTATTTTTCGACTGCAACGATTGATAATTGTGCACGTTACGGGATTTGTGGTCCAAACGGGGTCTGTAACATTTACAATGCCCCGCCTTGTAGTTGTTTGGATGGGTTTGAACCACGAAGCCCTAAAGATTGGAACATTTCTGATTGGACAAGTGGCTGTCAGCGAATAAAACCGTTAGCTTGTGGAACCGGGGATGGGTTTCGTAACGTTTCGGGTATAAAGTTTCCTGACACGAATGTTTCGTGGTACAATCAGAGCATGACACTTGGCGAATGTGAATTGGCTTGTAAGAAAAACTGCACTTGTAATGCTTATGCTAGTTTAGATATTAGAAATGGTGGAAGTGGATGCTTGCTATGGTTCGGTGATCTAATGGATATTCGGTTGTACGATGAAAATCAAGAATTTTACATAAGAATGCCGGCTTCCGAATTAACAA GTCCAACATCTTCGGGAAATGGATCAAAAAAGACAAAGAAGAAGCAAACGATCATAATAGCTGTGACGATTTCGCTTGGTTTGGTCCTTGTATGTCTGATTTTTGCAATGTATGCAGcatggaagaagaaaaagaaagcgCAAAAACCGGATTTAG GTCCAGGGCAAGGTCGCGATGAGAACTACGCCAATGAGAGTCATAAGGACGATACAGAGTTGTCGTCTTTTAGCCTTTCTGTCATTGCTAAATCTACAAACAACTTCTCTCCCAATAATAAGCTTGGTGAAGGTGGATTTGGTCCAGTTTATAAG GGTGTACTGGAAGATGGTCTAGAAATAGCTGTGAAACGGTTGTCGAAAACTTCAACACAAGGGCTTGATGAGTTCAAGAACGAAGTTAAGCTCATTGCTAAACTTCAGCATCGGAATCTTGTGAAGCTTCTAGGATACTGTATTCAAGGAAACGAAAGAATGTTGATTTATGAATACATGGTGAACAAAAGCCTGGACTCGTTTATATTCG ATACATCAGAAAGTCCAATGCTTGATTGGGCTCGTCGTTATCGTATTATACATGGGATCGCTCGTGGGCTTCTTTATTTGCATCATGATTCACGTTTACGAATCATCCATAGAGATCTAAAAGCTAGCAATATTCTGTTAGATAAGGACTTGAACCCGAAGATATCAGACTTTGGCCTTGCTAGAAGATTTAGCGGATACGAGAGCGAAGTTAATACAAACCGAGTAGTTGGAACATA CGGTTACATTCCTCCAGAGTATGCAGTGCACGGGCTTTTCTCTGTAAAGTCGGACGTCTATAGTTTTGGAGTTTTGGTGCTCGAAATTGTGAGCGGGAAGAAAAACCGAGGGTTCTCTCAGGAAGAACACAACGATACACTTATTGGACAT GCATGGAGACTGTACAAAGAAGGAAGGTCACTTGAACTCGTGAGCTCGTCTGTAAGACTCTCGTGCGTCGAGTCTCAAGTATTACGATCGATACATATTGGTTTATTATGTGTGCAGCATCTTGCAGAAGATAGGCCAACTATGTCATCAGTGGTTCTCATGTTAGGAAATGAGAATGCTCTACCTTCACCTAATCCACCTGCATTTTTCGCCGAAGAGGAATTGCCTATACTCACATCTATTTCATCCGGACCCACTTTGGGTTCTGTTAATGAGATCACTATAACACTTTTGAATGCCCGATAG